A genome region from Coffea arabica cultivar ET-39 chromosome 7e, Coffea Arabica ET-39 HiFi, whole genome shotgun sequence includes the following:
- the LOC113701204 gene encoding probable glutathione S-transferase parC, with the protein MAKEDVLLLDFWVSPFCSRVKIALAEKGVAYQQRGEDIFGGKSELFLKSNPIYQKVPVLLHDGKPMCESTNIVQYIDETWPSPPLLPSSAYDRARARFWADFIDKKLFDAGGNIWKTKGEDQAAAKKELIQILKYLEGGLGDKDYFGGDSFGFVDIIAIPLTNWFFAYEKFGNFKVEEECPKFAAWTKRCLGRESVAKTLPDPQQVFEFVSMMRKMHGIE; encoded by the exons ATGGCAAAGGAAGACGTTCTTCTTCTTGATTTCTGGGTGAGTCCCTTTTGCAGTAGGGTGAAGATTGCATTGGCTGAGAAAGGTGTTGCTTATCAACAGAGAGGAGAAGACATATTTGGAGGCAAAAGCGAATTGTTCCTAAAATCAAACCCAATTTATCAGAAAGTTCCTGTGCTATTGCACGATGGGAAACCAATGTGTGAGTCCACCAATATTGTGCAGTACATTGACGAGACTTGGCCTTCCCCTCCACTGTTGCCTTCTTCTGCTTATGACCGAGCCAGGGCTCGATTCTGGGCTGACTTTATTGACAAGAAG CTCTTTGATGCTGGTGGCAACATTTGGAAGACAAAAGGTGAAGATCAGGCGGCTGCAAAGAAAGAACTCATTCAAATTCTGAAGTACTTGGAGGGAGGTTTAGGGGACAAAGACTATTTCGGTGGTGATAGCTTTGGATTTGTTGACATTATAGCAATCCCCCTGACCAATTGGTTCTTTGCTTATgagaaatttgggaattttaaGGTTGAAGAAGAATGTCCCAAATTTGCAGCATGGACGAAGAGGTGTTTGGGAAGAGAAAGCGTTGCCAAAACCCTTCCTGATCCTCAACAGGTTTTTGAATTCGTCAGTATGATGAGGAAGATGCATGGCATTGAATAG